From Candidatus Nomurabacteria bacterium, one genomic window encodes:
- a CDS encoding valine--tRNA ligase, with amino-acid sequence MDLPKAYIPAEFEADIYALWEGEHAFTPKKAPAKDSFSMTLPPPNANANLHMGHALDFQLKDTIGRYQRMQGKQVLMLPGADHAGFETWYVYEKKLEEQGKSRFDFSREELYRQVWDFVEQNRGNMENQIRAFGISCDWSRSTFTLDDKIINRAYETFKKMWQDRLIYRGERLVNYCTKHGTSFSDIEVAYEDRTTPLYYMKYGPFTLATTRPETKFGDTAVAVHPEDERYKDLVGKEIEVEGLNGPFKLTVVADEMVDREFGTGAVKITPAHDFNDWEVAQRHNLPAKTVINLDGTMNELAGKFAGMSVLEARKAVVKALEEKGLLVKVDEKYQNRVGTCYKCGTVIEPLLLEQWFVSMKPLAEEAIKHLKKGEISLYPKKKLAEIIAYLSDIKDWNISRQIAWGIPIPVFQNTEDPDDWIFDTRVEQSTIEVKGRTYRRDPDVFDTWWSSGQWPYATLEYPSADSSQFYPTSLMETGSDLLRQWVSRMIVLGYYVTKQPPFKQIYFHGMIVDENGAKMSKSKGNVVNPMDTLEEYGSDALRLGLINGTTAGNNQPYSVAKIVGGRNFCNKLWNIARFSQTIVANVKPSCAPKTPADHWIVGQLNQTIATAHKHMQAYRVGEAYDAIYSFVWNDFADWYIEASKTSSNPALLGYILEACLKLAHPFAPFVTEAIWQTLHQADNQLLMLKTWPEPHKIEPKLASEFAEVKAIIGECRQIISTLKANNVTLYYKNSQILNDNAQNIGKLAKLNGVVMVEEGKGLNLTQTNIEAWLDIDSQTARNYARKLEEQLKQVQDTLEKLRGRLANKAYLKNAPKTVVQQTKDQLAELESNATKMQSEIDRYSI; translated from the coding sequence ATGGATTTACCAAAAGCATACATCCCCGCCGAGTTCGAAGCCGATATTTACGCACTCTGGGAAGGCGAGCACGCCTTTACCCCGAAAAAAGCACCAGCAAAAGATAGCTTCTCGATGACTTTGCCACCACCGAACGCCAATGCCAACTTGCACATGGGCCATGCACTCGACTTCCAGCTTAAAGATACCATCGGTCGCTACCAAAGAATGCAAGGCAAACAGGTGTTAATGCTGCCAGGAGCCGATCACGCCGGTTTCGAAACCTGGTACGTCTACGAAAAAAAACTCGAAGAGCAGGGTAAAAGTCGTTTCGATTTTAGTCGCGAAGAACTCTACCGACAGGTCTGGGACTTCGTCGAACAAAACCGCGGCAACATGGAAAACCAGATCCGAGCCTTTGGGATTAGCTGCGACTGGAGTCGCAGTACTTTTACGCTCGACGATAAAATCATCAACCGCGCCTACGAGACCTTCAAAAAAATGTGGCAAGATAGGCTCATTTACAGAGGCGAAAGGCTTGTTAATTACTGCACTAAACACGGCACATCGTTCTCGGACATCGAGGTCGCTTACGAAGATCGCACCACGCCACTGTACTACATGAAGTACGGTCCATTTACATTAGCCACCACCCGCCCAGAGACTAAGTTTGGCGACACCGCTGTAGCCGTACACCCCGAAGACGAGCGCTACAAAGACTTAGTCGGCAAAGAGATCGAGGTCGAGGGGCTAAACGGGCCCTTTAAGCTAACTGTGGTGGCCGACGAAATGGTCGACCGCGAATTTGGTACCGGGGCAGTCAAGATTACCCCCGCTCATGACTTTAACGACTGGGAAGTTGCCCAGCGCCATAATCTGCCAGCCAAAACTGTTATAAACCTCGATGGTACGATGAACGAACTAGCCGGTAAGTTTGCCGGCATGAGCGTACTCGAAGCCCGCAAAGCAGTAGTCAAAGCCCTAGAAGAGAAGGGGCTGCTGGTAAAAGTCGACGAGAAATATCAAAACCGGGTTGGTACCTGTTATAAGTGTGGCACAGTTATTGAGCCGCTGCTCCTAGAACAATGGTTCGTAAGCATGAAACCACTTGCCGAAGAGGCTATTAAACACCTCAAAAAGGGCGAGATTAGCCTATACCCAAAGAAAAAGTTAGCCGAAATCATCGCTTATCTATCGGATATCAAAGATTGGAATATTAGCCGCCAAATTGCTTGGGGTATCCCGATACCAGTTTTTCAGAATACCGAAGATCCCGACGACTGGATTTTCGATACCCGCGTCGAACAATCAACCATAGAGGTAAAAGGTCGAACATACCGGCGCGATCCAGATGTTTTTGACACTTGGTGGAGTAGCGGCCAGTGGCCATATGCAACCCTAGAATACCCCAGTGCCGATTCGAGCCAATTTTATCCAACCAGTCTAATGGAAACAGGAAGTGATCTGTTAAGGCAATGGGTGAGTCGAATGATTGTGCTTGGTTATTACGTTACCAAACAGCCACCATTTAAGCAGATCTACTTTCACGGGATGATTGTCGACGAAAACGGCGCCAAGATGAGCAAGAGTAAAGGCAACGTGGTTAACCCGATGGACACCCTCGAAGAATATGGCTCCGATGCCCTACGCCTTGGGCTAATCAACGGCACAACAGCAGGTAATAATCAGCCGTATTCGGTAGCCAAGATTGTTGGTGGCCGTAACTTCTGTAATAAGCTCTGGAATATTGCCCGTTTTAGCCAAACTATCGTGGCAAATGTTAAGCCTAGCTGCGCACCCAAAACACCAGCCGACCACTGGATTGTGGGTCAACTGAACCAAACTATTGCGACCGCCCATAAACACATGCAGGCTTACCGGGTAGGCGAGGCCTACGACGCAATCTATAGTTTTGTCTGGAACGATTTTGCCGATTGGTATATCGAAGCGAGCAAGACTAGCAGTAATCCAGCCTTGCTCGGCTACATCTTAGAAGCTTGCTTAAAGTTAGCTCACCCGTTTGCACCATTTGTTACCGAGGCCATCTGGCAAACCTTGCACCAGGCAGATAATCAGTTATTAATGCTAAAAACCTGGCCAGAACCGCATAAAATTGAACCAAAGCTCGCAAGTGAATTTGCCGAAGTTAAAGCCATCATTGGTGAATGCCGTCAGATAATCTCGACCTTAAAGGCTAATAACGTGACCCTGTATTATAAGAACTCCCAGATTTTGAACGATAACGCACAAAATATTGGCAAACTTGCCAAACTTAACGGAGTCGTAATGGTCGAGGAAGGCAAAGGACTTAATCTGACCCAGACCAATATTGAGGCTTGGCTAGATATCGATAGTCAAACAGCCCGCAACTACGCCAGAAAACTCGAAGAACAGCTCAAGCAAGTCCAGGATACACTCGAAAAGCTCAGGGGCAGGTTAGCAAATAAGGCTTACTTAAAGAACGCCCCCAAGACAGTTGTTCAGCAGACAAAAGATCAGCTGGCCGAACTTGAATCGAACGCCACTAAAATGCAATCCGAAATCGACCGCTATAGTATTTAG
- a CDS encoding tRNA (adenosine(37)-N6)-threonylcarbamoyltransferase complex transferase subunit TsaD has translation MKILGIESSCDETAAAVIEDGQRVQSSAVLSQIDIHARYGGVVPEIAARSHLEAINPIIQTALDEAACSWDDIDAIAVTYGAGLSGSLLIGTLAARVLAIVKNKPLQACNHVVGHVFANFLTEGPEDIRNSGISVSAGGDFLASSGIRRTQSGAVSEQRSQKSTPSATVYPAKKPEFPMLALIVSGKHSQLAYFESEFDYRLLGEAQDDAIGEAFDKIAKILGLAYPGGPSIAKTALNGNPQAYPLPTPQVEGYNFSFSGLKTAVLRLAQGLAGGDYRMPSFEVAKGLSEAQIANIAASFQFKAVKIVVDKTVQAYNEFLPKSVVIAGGVAASQELRRQLSDRLPIEVSYAPPELCTDNGAMIGCLGCYQALAGQTPADPYTLAIDPSLKM, from the coding sequence ATGAAAATATTAGGGATCGAATCGAGTTGTGACGAAACCGCCGCGGCGGTTATCGAAGATGGCCAGCGGGTGCAGAGCAGTGCGGTGCTTAGCCAGATCGACATTCACGCTCGTTACGGTGGTGTGGTGCCCGAAATTGCCGCCCGCAGCCACCTAGAAGCAATCAATCCGATTATTCAGACCGCTCTCGACGAGGCTGCTTGCAGCTGGGACGATATCGACGCAATTGCGGTCACTTACGGGGCTGGCTTATCTGGTAGCTTGTTGATTGGCACCTTGGCGGCTCGGGTATTAGCAATCGTTAAAAACAAACCCTTACAAGCCTGCAACCACGTGGTTGGCCATGTGTTTGCCAACTTCTTAACTGAAGGACCCGAAGATATTCGTAACAGCGGGATATCTGTGAGTGCTGGTGGTGATTTCTTGGCGAGCAGCGGAATAAGGCGCACACAATCAGGTGCGGTGAGTGAGCAGCGCAGTCAAAAATCGACACCCAGCGCCACAGTATATCCTGCGAAGAAGCCAGAGTTTCCGATGTTAGCTCTGATAGTTAGTGGCAAACATAGCCAACTGGCCTACTTCGAGAGCGAGTTCGACTATCGTTTACTTGGCGAAGCCCAAGACGATGCTATCGGCGAGGCCTTCGACAAGATCGCCAAAATCCTCGGTCTAGCCTACCCTGGTGGCCCAAGCATCGCCAAAACTGCCTTAAACGGTAATCCCCAAGCCTACCCTTTACCTACCCCACAAGTCGAGGGCTACAACTTTAGCTTTTCTGGGCTCAAAACAGCCGTTTTACGGCTTGCTCAGGGGCTAGCCGGTGGCGACTACCGGATGCCTAGCTTCGAGGTGGCTAAAGGCCTGTCTGAAGCTCAAATTGCTAATATCGCCGCTAGCTTTCAGTTTAAAGCAGTTAAGATTGTCGTCGACAAAACTGTTCAAGCTTACAACGAATTCTTGCCCAAGTCTGTGGTTATTGCCGGTGGTGTAGCCGCCAGTCAAGAGTTACGTCGCCAGCTGAGCGACCGCTTACCTATCGAGGTTAGCTATGCCCCACCCGAACTGTGCACCGACAACGGCGCGATGATCGGCTGCCTGGGTTGTTATCAGGCCTTGGCCGGCCAAACCCCAGCCGACCCCTATACCCTAGCCATCGACCCTTCTCTCAAGATGTAA
- a CDS encoding UDP-N-acetylmuramoyl-L-alanyl-D-glutamate--2,6-diaminopimelate ligase: MKKAVKQLAEKALRGGLYNKVVLPKHYANAVAQNIKHGFPARRLKVIGVTGTNGKTSTCYLIHSMLLAAGYKAGLMTTVAYGVGKNIQPQIHHMTSQPIGLLLERIEKMKAEGMDILVLEVTSHALAQFRTMGVPFDIAVMTNVTHEHLDYHGTFGAYLGAKLKLFKLANRNKHGHRIGIVNADDENAAVFADAIENVLAYTLDPKATGAVAAPRKLKLTPRGSTYETEIKGVKLKLKCNLPGSFNVANSLAAASVGVALGLEAKQIEAGIANLDNVEGRMTRVDEGQSFDVIVDFAHTPDSFEKLFKDLRPVVKGRLIALFGSAGRRDESKRAIQGRLAGKYADLVVVTEEDDRDIDGTEIMNQIAHGAEESGKVRDQDLFLVHNRTQAIELALMQAKKGDTVILLGKGHEKTIERAVGSGGTKDPDNPWEEHPWDEIGTTRKLLKTIK; encoded by the coding sequence ATGAAGAAGGCGGTCAAACAACTAGCCGAGAAGGCGCTACGTGGTGGGCTTTATAACAAAGTGGTTTTGCCGAAACACTATGCGAACGCCGTCGCCCAAAACATCAAGCACGGGTTTCCGGCCCGCCGGCTCAAGGTAATTGGTGTAACCGGTACCAATGGTAAAACCAGCACCTGTTATTTAATCCATAGCATGCTACTGGCAGCGGGCTACAAAGCTGGCCTAATGACCACGGTGGCTTACGGAGTGGGTAAGAATATTCAGCCGCAAATTCACCACATGACTAGCCAGCCGATTGGTCTGCTGCTGGAGCGGATAGAAAAGATGAAAGCCGAGGGCATGGACATCTTAGTATTAGAAGTCACCAGCCACGCCTTGGCTCAGTTCCGCACCATGGGTGTGCCGTTCGATATTGCGGTAATGACCAACGTCACCCACGAGCATCTCGATTACCATGGTACTTTTGGCGCCTATCTGGGGGCTAAACTCAAGCTGTTTAAATTGGCCAATCGGAATAAGCACGGGCACCGGATTGGAATAGTTAACGCCGACGACGAAAACGCCGCTGTTTTTGCCGATGCGATTGAAAATGTCCTGGCTTATACGCTAGATCCTAAAGCAACAGGTGCTGTCGCGGCGCCGCGCAAGCTCAAGCTAACCCCGCGCGGTAGTACCTACGAAACCGAGATCAAGGGAGTCAAACTTAAGCTCAAGTGCAATTTACCAGGCAGTTTTAATGTGGCCAACAGTTTGGCCGCGGCGAGTGTGGGCGTGGCCTTGGGCCTCGAGGCCAAGCAGATCGAGGCAGGCATCGCCAATCTCGACAACGTCGAAGGCCGAATGACTAGGGTCGACGAAGGCCAAAGTTTTGACGTAATTGTCGATTTTGCCCACACACCAGATAGTTTCGAGAAGTTATTCAAAGATTTGCGACCAGTGGTCAAGGGCAGACTAATTGCTTTGTTTGGTAGCGCTGGCCGGCGCGACGAATCCAAGCGAGCCATTCAAGGCCGACTAGCCGGCAAATATGCCGATTTGGTCGTGGTGACCGAAGAGGACGACCGCGATATCGACGGTACCGAGATTATGAATCAGATTGCTCACGGGGCCGAGGAGTCGGGCAAGGTTCGTGATCAAGATCTATTTTTGGTACATAACCGCACCCAGGCGATCGAGCTTGCCCTCATGCAGGCCAAAAAGGGCGATACAGTCATTTTGCTAGGCAAGGGCCACGAGAAGACCATCGAGCGAGCTGTCGGTAGTGGCGGTACTAAAGACCCCGATAACCCATGGGAAGAGCACCCATGGGACGAGATCGGCACCACCCGCAAACTTCTTAAGACTATAAAATAG
- a CDS encoding amidinotransferase — translation MSLINQRVLMSDANYFNDGFAINSHMDASKPVDLARAQAEHAEIKSLFEQAGIEVIQVPAPPTSQDGVYTANWALVIGDKAVMSNLPEQRASEEPYALETLQKLGFETVKLPDDLHFSGQGDALPCGNYIFVGSQYRTSPEVHDMLGREFGKTVIGVQAIPELGADNQPVINPVTGWPDSFFYDLDLALAVIDDHTIAYCPDALLPESQAKIRALTDIDKIEVSFDEAKTGFACNLVSTGKTVIMSNHAHNLASELRDRGYNVLSPNVTELVKGGGFIRCVSLTL, via the coding sequence ATGAGTCTGATTAACCAACGCGTCTTGATGTCCGATGCCAACTACTTTAACGACGGATTCGCGATCAACTCGCATATGGATGCCTCCAAGCCTGTCGATCTAGCCAGAGCCCAAGCCGAACATGCCGAAATCAAAAGTTTGTTCGAGCAAGCTGGTATAGAGGTTATTCAAGTACCCGCACCACCTACTAGCCAAGACGGGGTTTATACGGCCAACTGGGCGCTGGTAATTGGCGATAAGGCAGTCATGAGTAATTTGCCAGAGCAACGCGCCTCAGAAGAGCCCTATGCGCTCGAAACGCTGCAAAAGCTTGGTTTCGAGACAGTTAAATTGCCAGATGATCTCCACTTTAGTGGCCAGGGCGATGCCCTACCCTGCGGTAACTACATTTTTGTTGGTAGTCAGTACCGCACCAGCCCCGAGGTGCACGACATGCTCGGACGCGAATTTGGTAAAACTGTTATCGGTGTGCAAGCTATTCCAGAGCTAGGTGCCGACAACCAACCGGTCATCAATCCGGTCACCGGCTGGCCAGATAGCTTCTTTTACGATCTCGATCTTGCGCTTGCGGTCATCGACGACCACACCATCGCGTATTGCCCGGATGCCTTGCTGCCCGAAAGCCAAGCCAAAATCCGTGCACTAACAGATATTGATAAAATCGAGGTTAGCTTCGACGAAGCTAAAACTGGTTTCGCGTGCAACCTAGTTAGTACAGGAAAAACCGTAATTATGAGCAATCACGCTCATAATCTGGCAAGTGAGTTACGTGATAGAGGTTACAACGTGCTTAGTCCGAACGTAACCGAGCTAGTTAAGGGCGGTGGTTTTATCCGCTGTGTTAGTCTGACTCTTTAA